From one Melioribacteraceae bacterium genomic stretch:
- the sufD gene encoding Fe-S cluster assembly protein SufD, with amino-acid sequence MSELNKYDAIRDWYISNFQDFESKLNGQSKTFLHDIRKDALTKLKDLHFPTIKDEEWKYTNIAPLMKENFVLPEKVEATKIDEEFIYKNSFTDFDYDRIVFINGKFSPQFSIIGELPKGAVIGSLAKAITENTEIVKKYIGKYSKVEHAFTAMNQTYSTDGLFVYLPEGKMLERPLQVFFVNGNENEKILSIPRNLVIAESGSSGKIIVNYVGVNNNSYFTNTLSEIHVDVNANLDYIKIQSEKKNAFHIDKTDIYQDKGSIFNHYSFAFGASLSRTDINSVLDNENIECHFYGIYLGKDKQHLDHHTFVDHAKPNCMSNEVYKGILDDESRGVFNGQILVRPDAQKTNAYQSNKTVLLSDKATIDTKPQLEIFANDVKCSHGATIGKLDEEAYFYIRSRGVEDKIAQSMLIHAFAADVIEAVNIEQLRDQLNHKLFETLNRIEI; translated from the coding sequence ATGTCAGAATTGAATAAATACGATGCAATAAGAGATTGGTACATTTCCAATTTTCAAGATTTTGAAAGCAAACTAAACGGTCAATCCAAAACTTTTTTGCATGATATTAGAAAAGATGCGTTAACCAAGTTAAAAGATTTACACTTCCCGACAATTAAAGATGAAGAATGGAAATACACAAATATTGCACCTTTAATGAAGGAAAATTTTGTACTTCCGGAAAAAGTTGAAGCCACAAAAATCGATGAAGAATTTATTTATAAAAATTCTTTCACTGATTTTGACTATGATCGAATTGTATTCATAAATGGAAAATTTAGTCCGCAATTTTCAATAATTGGTGAATTGCCCAAAGGCGCTGTTATCGGATCACTTGCAAAAGCCATAACAGAGAACACGGAGATTGTAAAAAAGTATATCGGAAAATATTCTAAAGTTGAACACGCCTTCACGGCAATGAACCAAACATATTCAACCGACGGATTATTCGTTTATCTTCCCGAAGGAAAAATGCTTGAAAGACCGCTTCAAGTATTCTTTGTAAATGGGAATGAAAATGAAAAAATTCTTTCCATCCCAAGAAATTTAGTAATTGCGGAATCCGGTTCGTCGGGAAAAATTATTGTGAATTATGTAGGCGTTAATAATAACTCATACTTTACAAATACACTTTCGGAAATTCACGTTGATGTAAATGCAAACTTAGATTATATAAAAATCCAAAGTGAAAAGAAGAATGCTTTTCATATAGATAAAACAGATATTTATCAAGATAAGGGAAGTATATTTAATCATTACTCCTTTGCATTCGGTGCTTCGTTATCAAGAACAGATATAAACTCCGTTCTCGATAATGAAAATATAGAATGTCATTTCTACGGAATTTATCTGGGTAAAGATAAACAGCATCTTGATCACCATACCTTTGTTGATCATGCAAAACCAAATTGTATGAGCAATGAAGTTTACAAAGGAATTTTGGATGATGAATCTCGAGGTGTATTCAACGGGCAAATATTAGTAAGACCCGATGCACAAAAAACAAATGCTTATCAATCTAATAAGACTGTTTTGCTATCTGATAAAGCAACAATTGATACTAAACCGCAACTTGAAATTTTTGCTAATGATGTTAAATGCTCTCACGGGGCAACGATTGGTAAACTTGATGAAGAAGCATATTTTTACATTCGTTCAAGAGGTGTTGAGGATAAAATCGCTCAATCAATGTTGATTCACGCGTTTGCTGCTGATGTAATTGAAGCGGTGAACATTGAACAACTTAGAGATCAACTCAATCATAAATTGTTCGAAACCTTAAACAGAATAGAGATATAA
- a CDS encoding cysteine desulfurase: MKDEIDIITASTKSKKRIFDVYDVRKDFPILQRLVNGRPLVYLDNAATTQKPKSVIQNLVNYYESDNANIHRGLYFLSEVATEAYETARLKVKEFLNAMSASEVIFTKGTTEGINLVATSLCRAGHFKEGDEIILTQMEHHANIVPWQLICNQKQMKIKVIPINDAGELELDKLDELMTEKTKMISVVYVSNSLGSINPIKEIISKAHTNNIPVLIDGAQAAPHLNIDVQDLDCDFFVMSGHKAYGPTGIGVLYGKTEYLNMMPPYQGGGDMIREVTFEKTTFEDIPNKFEAGTPNISGGIGFGAAIDYLNEFNFEDLADYENELLLYGTEKLKEVDGIKIIGTAKNKASVISFIIEGIHPYDIGTIVDTHGIAIRTGHHCTQPIMQRYNLPATARASFSFYNTKEEIDKLAEGLRKVIKMFKQ, from the coding sequence ATGAAAGATGAGATAGACATAATTACGGCAAGCACTAAAAGTAAAAAACGAATCTTTGATGTTTACGATGTTCGAAAAGATTTTCCGATTTTACAAAGATTGGTAAACGGAAGACCTTTAGTCTATCTCGATAATGCCGCAACAACTCAAAAACCAAAGTCGGTAATTCAAAATCTGGTTAATTATTACGAAAGTGATAATGCCAACATTCATAGAGGATTATATTTTCTAAGTGAAGTCGCTACCGAAGCATATGAAACTGCTCGACTTAAAGTAAAAGAATTCCTCAATGCAATGAGTGCGTCGGAAGTAATTTTTACAAAAGGCACAACTGAAGGAATAAACTTAGTAGCTACTTCATTATGCAGAGCCGGTCATTTTAAGGAAGGTGATGAAATCATTTTAACACAAATGGAACATCACGCAAATATTGTTCCTTGGCAATTAATCTGTAATCAAAAACAGATGAAAATAAAAGTAATCCCGATTAATGATGCAGGTGAATTAGAACTTGATAAACTTGATGAACTCATGACCGAAAAAACAAAAATGATTTCGGTTGTTTATGTTTCAAATTCATTGGGCTCGATAAATCCTATAAAAGAAATAATATCTAAAGCTCACACAAATAATATTCCCGTATTGATTGATGGAGCACAAGCCGCACCGCATCTTAATATTGATGTTCAAGACTTAGACTGTGATTTCTTTGTTATGTCGGGACATAAAGCTTACGGACCAACGGGAATAGGTGTGCTTTATGGTAAAACGGAATATTTAAATATGATGCCGCCATATCAAGGTGGTGGTGATATGATTAGAGAAGTAACATTCGAAAAAACAACTTTCGAAGATATACCAAATAAGTTTGAAGCCGGTACTCCTAACATTTCAGGCGGAATTGGATTCGGTGCTGCAATTGATTATCTGAACGAATTTAATTTTGAAGACTTAGCTGATTATGAAAATGAATTACTTCTTTATGGAACGGAAAAGTTGAAAGAAGTTGATGGGATTAAAATTATCGGTACTGCAAAAAATAAAGCATCGGTAATCTCGTTTATTATTGAAGGAATTCATCCGTACGATATCGGTACAATTGTCGATACACATGGTATTGCCATCAGAACGGGACATCACTGTACACAACCGATAATGCAAAGATATAATTTACCCGCGACCGCAAGAGCATCATTTTCATTTTATAATACAAAAGAAGAGATTGATAAATTAGCCGAAGGATTGCGAAAAGTAATTAAGATGTTTAAACAATAA
- a CDS encoding SUF system Fe-S cluster assembly protein produces MDIGKLEQDIIHQLKTVFDPEIPVDIYELGLIYEIKIDEESNVYLKMTLTSPGCPVAGSLPGEVKDRVKALKDVNDVYVDLVWDPPWDKDMMSEEAKLELGFL; encoded by the coding sequence ATGGATATTGGAAAATTAGAACAAGATATAATTCATCAACTTAAAACCGTGTTTGATCCGGAAATTCCGGTTGATATATATGAACTTGGATTAATCTATGAAATAAAGATTGATGAAGAATCAAATGTTTATTTAAAGATGACTCTTACTTCACCGGGATGCCCGGTTGCCGGAAGTCTTCCCGGAGAAGTTAAAGATAGAGTTAAAGCACTCAAAGATGTAAACGATGTTTACGTCGATCTTGTTTGGGATCCGCCATGGGATAAAGATATGATGTCGGAAGAAGCCAAACTTGAACTTGGATTTTTATAA
- a CDS encoding BrxA/BrxB family bacilliredoxin gives MHNINLKPPMYDPEAVQPMRDELIYVGFQELQTPDKVEEVLSQKDDKITLLMINSVCGCAAGSARPGVTHSVMHDKIPDRLVTVFAGQDRDSTEYVREKYLKDIPPSSPFVAMFKNGEPLAVLPRHHIEGRTPQEVAEALMDVYDKHCSKQGPAISEEAYGKLVHARACGSTIPLNPDTN, from the coding sequence ATGCATAATATAAATCTAAAACCACCTATGTATGATCCCGAAGCAGTTCAACCTATGCGTGATGAACTTATATATGTAGGATTTCAAGAATTACAAACTCCTGATAAAGTTGAAGAAGTTCTTTCGCAAAAGGATGATAAAATTACTTTGTTAATGATAAATTCGGTTTGTGGTTGTGCTGCCGGAAGTGCAAGACCGGGTGTTACTCATTCTGTTATGCACGATAAAATTCCGGATCGATTGGTAACCGTATTTGCCGGACAAGATAGAGACTCAACTGAGTATGTAAGGGAAAAATATTTGAAAGATATTCCGCCTTCTTCTCCATTTGTTGCGATGTTTAAAAACGGTGAACCACTTGCTGTTTTACCACGCCATCATATTGAAGGAAGAACTCCCCAAGAAGTTGCCGAAGCATTAATGGATGTTTATGATAAACATTGTTCAAAGCAAGGTCCGGCTATTTCCGAAGAAGCTTATGGTAAATTAGTTCATGCAAGAGCATGCGGTTCAACAATTCCATTAAACCCAGACACAAATTAA
- a CDS encoding Rrf2 family transcriptional regulator: MKFSSTEEYGIRCLIRIAKFHEIGKTLTIPEISKAEGLSQHNTAKILRQLRLGGFLESERGQTGGYSLTREPEDIKINEVMNVLGGRLFDSSFCDSHSGSKDICTHTIDCSVRSLWKVIQDAVDTVVKDMTLKDLVGSENETFERFNENLEFVNGFENSN; the protein is encoded by the coding sequence ATGAAATTTAGTTCAACAGAAGAATATGGTATTCGCTGCTTAATTAGAATTGCTAAGTTTCATGAAATCGGAAAAACACTTACGATTCCTGAAATTAGCAAAGCTGAAGGATTATCACAGCATAATACAGCTAAGATTTTAAGGCAATTACGTTTGGGTGGATTTCTGGAAAGCGAACGCGGTCAGACCGGTGGATACTCTTTAACTAGAGAACCCGAAGACATTAAAATCAATGAAGTGATGAATGTTCTCGGTGGAAGATTATTCGATTCATCATTTTGTGATTCGCACTCCGGTTCAAAAGATATTTGTACACATACAATTGATTGTTCGGTTCGATCATTATGGAAAGTTATTCAAGATGCGGTTGACACTGTTGTAAAAGACATGACGCTTAAAGATTTGGTCGGTTCCGAAAATGAAACATTTGAAAGGTTTAACGAAAATCTTGAATTTGTAAACGGGTTTGAAAATAGCAACTAA
- a CDS encoding YdeI/OmpD-associated family protein: MKTYKFTAKLIKTKRGGYGVEFPYDARTEFGTGGMVKAKAKIGGINYRGSLTPMGGSNHMLIVLKDIRAKLGLKENDEIKIEIKQDTEERVVIIPNDLQEILKENKKAKEVFDRMSYTHRKEYSNWINEAKKPETREKRLIKTLEMLLANKHL; encoded by the coding sequence ATGAAGACCTACAAGTTTACTGCGAAGCTTATTAAAACAAAACGCGGTGGTTACGGAGTTGAATTTCCCTACGATGCTAGAACTGAATTTGGAACCGGCGGTATGGTAAAAGCGAAAGCTAAAATTGGAGGAATTAATTATCGCGGATCACTAACTCCGATGGGTGGAAGTAATCACATGTTGATTGTGTTAAAAGATATAAGAGCTAAACTTGGTTTAAAAGAAAACGATGAAATTAAAATTGAGATTAAACAAGATACCGAAGAGAGAGTTGTAATCATTCCCAATGATCTTCAAGAGATTTTAAAGGAGAATAAAAAAGCAAAAGAAGTTTTTGATAGAATGTCTTACACACACCGAAAAGAATACTCAAACTGGATAAATGAAGCAAAGAAACCAGAAACACGCGAAAAAAGACTGATTAAAACTTTGGAGATGTTATTAGCAAATAAGCATTTGTAG
- a CDS encoding DUF2461 family protein, with protein MSKDQPIFKGFGDEIFNFLRDLEKNNNLEWFHKNKDRYQNVLVKPARLFVTEMAQLFNRLNPAIRTEPKFNQTLMRLNKDMRFAKGAPYKNYFLIHFGRFKLDSEYFLYFDPNGTDLGIFLNKSNDENLYFSQNFNKYKNEIREIFKEYRLNNKLSLHHMDSKEPTEVLKSFNAEKHLSLLTDYKYILLQLNKFDKNQVATDNLLPLCVKVFSNLYPLLCFAYFPDPLKEIEKFKESFGIIK; from the coding sequence TTGAGCAAAGACCAGCCGATTTTTAAGGGATTTGGCGATGAGATTTTTAATTTTCTGAGAGACCTTGAAAAGAATAATAACTTAGAATGGTTTCATAAAAACAAAGATCGATACCAAAATGTTTTGGTTAAACCGGCAAGATTATTTGTTACAGAAATGGCCCAGTTATTTAATAGATTGAATCCAGCGATCCGAACAGAACCAAAATTCAATCAAACATTAATGCGCCTTAACAAAGATATGCGGTTTGCAAAAGGTGCTCCCTATAAAAATTACTTCTTAATTCATTTCGGTAGATTTAAGTTGGATAGTGAATACTTTCTTTATTTTGATCCCAACGGAACTGATCTTGGTATTTTTTTGAATAAATCAAATGATGAAAATCTTTATTTCAGTCAGAATTTTAATAAGTATAAAAATGAAATCCGTGAAATATTTAAAGAATATAGACTAAATAACAAGCTATCACTTCATCATATGGATTCCAAAGAGCCGACCGAAGTGTTAAAAAGTTTTAATGCAGAAAAACATTTATCGTTACTTACGGATTATAAATACATCCTACTTCAGCTAAATAAATTTGACAAGAACCAAGTCGCGACAGATAATCTCCTTCCTCTTTGTGTAAAAGTTTTTTCAAATTTATATCCCTTACTTTGTTTTGCATACTTCCCGGATCCGTTAAAAGAGATTGAAAAATTTAAAGAATCTTTTGGGATTATTAAATGA
- a CDS encoding class IV adenylate cyclase has protein sequence MAQNIELKLKVENFSSILLLIKENNITFQKMIPQRDIYYKCNSGLLKLRIFDGKGELIYYVRNENTSNRISYYEILNVNPVEAEKFFSNLFEIETEVVKKRNLYIHKNTRIHLDEVEKLGNFIELETVVNEGVEAGKKEFAEVVKLLELDSSDQIKSSYRNLLLNK, from the coding sequence ATGGCACAAAATATAGAATTAAAACTAAAAGTAGAAAATTTTAGTTCGATTCTTCTATTAATTAAAGAAAACAACATCACATTTCAAAAAATGATCCCACAAAGAGATATTTACTACAAATGTAATTCTGGTTTACTTAAACTTCGAATTTTTGATGGTAAGGGAGAATTAATTTATTATGTACGGAATGAAAATACTTCCAACCGAATAAGTTATTATGAAATCCTAAATGTGAACCCGGTCGAAGCAGAAAAATTTTTCAGCAATCTTTTTGAAATTGAAACGGAGGTTGTGAAAAAGAGAAATTTATATATTCATAAAAACACTCGAATTCATTTAGATGAAGTTGAAAAACTCGGTAATTTCATAGAACTTGAAACGGTTGTAAATGAAGGAGTTGAAGCCGGTAAAAAAGAATTCGCTGAAGTTGTGAAACTTCTGGAATTGGATTCATCGGATCAAATAAAATCTTCTTACCGAAATTTATTGCTTAACAAATGA
- a CDS encoding exodeoxyribonuclease V subunit gamma — MILTKDKIKSIDLMGEIDNRITQGLVNKLLIVVPTNRKLRSVKKDIINRSPNKSVTKINIETISTLATKLLQEVKPFEQLSEAAASVFIKQSAESTKLNYFINYKSGIPNGTLDRIKNVISEYKKHNITPEKLFNESITLEGSEKLKAQDISAIYKKFKSLTEEVNAYEIGDVYEYLINVDKEKFNAIFSKLFNQVELVALLGFDQFTVPEVKIISSISEFVNNKLYIDFDYNQYNPLIFSHLEDTSKLLESFDFHGVEDKSLYEFTEFTQAVREKLFLQIEKRKISKYKNRIKIISGRNTEEEIELIAKQIKTLIVDDNVAPHNIAVVFNLISEYSPIVKDIFEKYGIPFNLTDRTSLDQSIPVTSFINVLEIGENDFYYKNIFRAFSGRFLKHYEIDVVNLNYVASKLKIISGYRNWINTIENELHNQSNDDEKISAGRLEKALQDIAKIHELIQPFNKKLTPIEFYNLLIKFLTESQITITVLKGDENYREEDIAALITFIETIEELLHLIEKQSKDDEKYSPTFYLDQIKTACSWARFNIKGRSDFGVLVTSVNEIRGLTSDYLFIAGLNDGIFPTRYNPEIFFSGSFAKKEITHQTEERFHFYQSLCTWRKSLYLSTSSFNGDRELIHSIFLKDFVKLFEAEEITHENFKDSAFTLEEVQINYGSLIGVNSTINEDAATDLIDLNDLNKKIAAQKVRTSTPHIENSINGFVSLNNDSIITLALDEFKDREYSISQLETYAKCPFKYFLQYVLKLSDIGEPTEEVEPIELGSILHKILYEFYSELRNQKISLKNCTESEFQKAQKIIFSIGERNLDSPLFTSEISFYEREKILGIDGNQKDSILYQFLKNERENSDNSIPSYFEVAFGSIESRIKDPTLSSSQSIIGGNVKFKGKIDRIDVNESDSTFDIVDYKLSLNSKPTKSDISDGISLQLPLYMFAAKQLFERKEIQFSPSEVYLYSLKFNENELKRHKISIIPTKSENRDREIENLMNETITKIELYIESIVKGEFPLTSLPDRERKVCNFCNFGKICRVEETDL, encoded by the coding sequence ATGATTCTTACAAAAGATAAAATAAAATCAATCGATCTGATGGGAGAAATTGATAACCGAATTACTCAAGGATTGGTTAATAAATTATTGATCGTTGTTCCCACAAATAGAAAACTTCGATCAGTCAAAAAAGATATAATAAATAGATCACCGAACAAATCAGTAACCAAAATAAATATCGAAACGATAAGTACACTTGCTACAAAATTGCTTCAAGAGGTTAAACCGTTTGAACAATTGAGTGAAGCCGCTGCCTCTGTATTTATTAAACAAAGTGCGGAAAGCACTAAACTCAATTATTTTATTAATTATAAGTCCGGAATTCCAAACGGTACACTCGATAGAATCAAAAATGTGATTTCGGAATATAAAAAACATAACATAACACCCGAGAAGCTCTTTAATGAAAGTATAACTCTTGAAGGTTCGGAGAAATTAAAAGCACAAGATATTTCGGCTATATATAAAAAATTTAAAAGCCTTACCGAAGAAGTTAATGCTTACGAAATTGGTGATGTTTACGAATATCTAATCAATGTTGACAAAGAAAAGTTCAATGCGATATTCAGTAAACTTTTTAATCAAGTTGAATTAGTCGCGTTGTTGGGATTTGATCAATTCACGGTTCCTGAAGTAAAAATTATCAGTTCAATTTCGGAATTTGTGAATAATAAACTTTATATAGACTTTGACTATAATCAATACAATCCACTAATATTTAGTCACTTAGAGGATACAAGTAAACTTTTGGAATCATTTGATTTTCATGGAGTTGAAGATAAATCATTATATGAGTTTACTGAGTTCACTCAAGCAGTTAGAGAAAAACTATTTTTGCAAATCGAGAAGCGAAAAATTTCAAAATATAAAAACAGAATAAAAATAATAAGCGGAAGAAATACAGAAGAAGAAATTGAGTTAATAGCAAAACAAATAAAAACACTGATCGTTGATGATAATGTCGCTCCGCATAACATAGCTGTAGTCTTTAATTTGATATCGGAGTACTCTCCAATAGTTAAAGATATTTTTGAAAAGTATGGTATCCCATTTAATTTAACGGACAGAACATCGTTAGATCAATCCATTCCTGTTACTTCATTTATAAATGTTTTGGAGATAGGCGAGAATGATTTTTATTATAAAAATATTTTTAGAGCATTCAGTGGTAGATTTTTAAAGCATTATGAAATTGATGTGGTTAACCTAAATTATGTCGCTTCAAAATTAAAAATTATTTCTGGTTACAGAAATTGGATAAACACAATTGAAAATGAATTACATAACCAATCCAACGACGACGAAAAAATATCAGCCGGAAGATTAGAAAAGGCGTTACAAGATATTGCTAAAATTCACGAGCTTATTCAACCATTCAATAAAAAATTGACACCTATTGAGTTCTATAATTTATTAATAAAATTTCTAACCGAATCTCAAATTACTATTACAGTTTTAAAAGGTGATGAAAATTATCGTGAAGAAGATATCGCAGCTCTTATAACTTTCATCGAAACCATTGAAGAACTTTTACACCTAATTGAAAAACAGAGTAAAGATGATGAAAAATATTCTCCCACCTTTTATCTTGATCAAATAAAAACGGCATGCAGTTGGGCGCGATTCAATATTAAAGGAAGATCTGATTTTGGAGTTTTAGTGACTTCGGTTAACGAAATTCGTGGATTAACTTCTGACTATTTATTTATTGCCGGATTGAATGACGGAATTTTCCCGACAAGATATAATCCAGAAATATTTTTCTCTGGTTCATTTGCAAAAAAGGAAATTACACATCAAACCGAGGAACGTTTTCATTTCTATCAATCGCTTTGTACTTGGCGAAAAAGTTTATATTTATCAACTTCTTCTTTTAATGGAGACCGCGAACTTATCCATTCAATTTTTTTAAAGGATTTTGTTAAACTTTTTGAAGCAGAAGAAATTACTCATGAGAATTTTAAAGATTCCGCATTTACATTAGAAGAAGTACAAATTAATTATGGAAGTTTAATCGGCGTTAATTCGACAATTAATGAAGATGCGGCAACTGATTTAATTGATCTCAATGATTTGAATAAAAAAATTGCGGCACAAAAAGTTAGAACCTCAACACCGCATATTGAAAATTCAATAAATGGATTTGTTTCGCTCAATAATGATAGTATCATTACCTTAGCCTTGGACGAATTTAAAGATCGAGAATATTCTATTTCACAACTTGAAACCTATGCAAAATGTCCATTTAAATATTTTCTGCAATATGTTCTTAAACTTTCGGACATAGGTGAACCGACCGAAGAAGTTGAACCGATCGAATTAGGAAGTATCCTTCATAAAATACTTTATGAATTCTATTCAGAGTTACGTAATCAGAAAATTTCTTTAAAAAATTGTACGGAGAGTGAATTTCAAAAAGCTCAAAAAATTATTTTTTCTATAGGTGAAAGAAATTTGGATTCACCACTGTTTACATCGGAAATTTCATTTTATGAGAGAGAAAAAATTCTTGGTATTGATGGGAATCAGAAAGATTCTATTCTATATCAATTTCTCAAAAACGAAAGGGAAAATAGTGACAATTCAATCCCATCATATTTTGAAGTCGCTTTCGGTTCAATCGAATCAAGAATAAAGGATCCCACTTTATCCTCATCTCAATCAATAATCGGAGGTAATGTAAAATTTAAGGGAAAGATAGACCGGATCGATGTAAATGAATCCGACTCAACATTTGATATAGTTGATTATAAACTCAGTTTGAATAGTAAACCAACAAAGTCTGATATTTCTGATGGAATTTCTCTTCAACTGCCACTATATATGTTTGCCGCAAAACAGTTATTTGAGCGAAAAGAAATCCAATTTTCGCCCTCGGAAGTCTATCTTTATTCACTTAAATTCAATGAAAATGAACTGAAAAGGCATAAAATTTCTATTATCCCAACAAAAAGTGAGAACAGAGATAGAGAGATAGAAAATTTAATGAATGAGACAATTACTAAAATCGAATTGTATATTGAAAGTATTGTTAAAGGCGAGTTTCCATTGACTTCATTACCAGACCGGGAAAGGAAAGTCTGCAATTTTTGCAATTTCGGAAAGATATGCAGGGTTGAAGAAACCGATTTATAA
- the greA gene encoding transcription elongation factor GreA, producing MANFIYLSKERLRQIELELNELKTNGRKGMAERIAEARSHGDLSENAEYDAAKEEQGLLELKISKLEELLSKAQIIDTSSMPKDKVHILAKVKVKNLKVNKEFTYTLVSAEEADLQQQKIAYTSPVGQALMGSKVGDTVTANVPAGEIKFQILSID from the coding sequence GTGGCCAATTTCATTTACTTGAGTAAAGAGCGGTTAAGACAAATAGAACTGGAACTTAACGAATTAAAAACGAACGGTCGTAAAGGAATGGCTGAAAGAATTGCCGAAGCAAGATCACATGGTGATTTGTCAGAAAATGCCGAATATGATGCGGCAAAAGAAGAACAAGGTTTGTTGGAACTTAAGATCAGTAAACTGGAGGAACTTCTTAGTAAAGCACAAATTATAGATACTAGTTCTATGCCTAAGGATAAAGTTCACATCCTGGCAAAAGTTAAAGTGAAAAATTTAAAAGTGAATAAGGAGTTTACTTATACTCTTGTTTCTGCCGAAGAAGCAGATTTACAACAGCAGAAAATTGCTTATACTTCTCCAGTTGGTCAAGCTCTTATGGGTTCAAAAGTTGGCGATACTGTTACTGCAAATGTTCCTGCCGGCGAAATCAAATTCCAAATTTTATCGATTGATTAG
- the tilS gene encoding tRNA lysidine(34) synthetase TilS, which translates to MNKTIEQKVINFIDTHKLISEGDKLLVGLSGGSDSVFLIHFLKKFQRKYKIEISAAHLNHKLRGNDSEKDEEFCKNLCMKLNVEFVTTHSDIKKLKSTSKKSIEELARIERYKFFEYTAAKIHADKIVTAHNLNDNTETILLNLFKGTGIKGIAGIPIQRNKIIRPVLSISKKEIVDYLRKSKLKYRKDKSNEENNYQRNIIRNKIVPIIESELNPGFSEAIFRTSLNMRLIAKIISTQTQSYFKKYVDQQENKVFIKLNLFTEVDELFIDEVLKLSLVIFLHSEVTSKDILKLRKLAESQVGSEVKFKNNFSALRERELLLLKRSTKFESTESKIRVGQSLRIEDCEISIYNVKNSRFIMNQSGCEHVSLDVEHPTFTIRKWKDGDKFIPLGMKNFKKVSDFLTDQKISSSNKKNQLVLTYRNQIIWLVGLRIDERFKITTNTKRAFKLCLKMN; encoded by the coding sequence ATGAATAAAACAATCGAACAAAAAGTAATTAATTTCATCGATACTCATAAGCTAATAAGTGAGGGAGATAAACTTTTAGTTGGTTTAAGTGGTGGATCTGATTCGGTTTTTTTAATTCATTTTCTTAAAAAGTTTCAAAGAAAATATAAAATCGAAATCTCAGCAGCACATCTGAATCATAAATTACGAGGAAATGATTCCGAGAAAGATGAAGAGTTTTGTAAGAATTTGTGCATGAAGTTAAATGTGGAGTTTGTAACTACTCATTCAGATATTAAAAAACTAAAATCAACCAGTAAAAAATCTATTGAGGAACTTGCAAGAATTGAACGTTATAAATTTTTTGAATACACTGCGGCAAAAATTCATGCGGATAAAATTGTCACGGCACACAACTTAAATGATAATACTGAAACTATTTTGCTCAATCTCTTTAAAGGTACGGGTATCAAGGGGATTGCTGGGATCCCGATTCAACGTAATAAAATAATACGCCCGGTTTTAAGTATTTCAAAAAAAGAGATTGTGGATTATCTAAGAAAGTCAAAACTCAAATACAGAAAAGATAAATCTAATGAAGAAAATAATTATCAAAGAAATATTATAAGAAATAAAATTGTTCCGATCATTGAATCTGAGTTAAACCCGGGATTTTCAGAAGCAATATTCCGTACATCGCTAAATATGAGACTAATTGCCAAAATTATCTCAACTCAAACACAATCATATTTTAAGAAATATGTTGATCAGCAAGAAAATAAAGTTTTTATAAAACTCAATTTATTCACTGAGGTTGATGAACTTTTTATTGATGAGGTATTAAAATTAAGTTTAGTAATATTTCTTCATTCGGAAGTTACCTCAAAAGATATCTTAAAACTTCGAAAACTTGCCGAATCGCAAGTTGGCTCGGAAGTTAAATTCAAGAATAACTTTTCTGCGTTAAGAGAACGTGAATTGTTGCTCTTAAAAAGATCAACTAAGTTTGAATCAACCGAAAGCAAAATTAGAGTTGGACAATCACTACGAATAGAAGATTGTGAAATCTCAATTTACAATGTGAAGAACTCACGTTTTATAATGAACCAAAGCGGTTGTGAACATGTTTCTTTAGATGTGGAACATCCAACTTTTACAATACGAAAATGGAAAGACGGTGACAAATTCATTCCTCTTGGAATGAAAAATTTTAAAAAAGTTTCGGATTTTTTGACAGATCAAAAAATTTCTTCGTCTAATAAAAAAAATCAATTAGTTCTTACATACAGGAACCAAATTATTTGGTTGGTTGGGTTGAGAATCGACGAAAGATTTAAAATTACTACAAACACAAAACGGGCGTTTAAACTATGTCTGAAAATGAATTAA